A portion of the Pseudomonas sp. PSE14 genome contains these proteins:
- the ccsA gene encoding cytochrome c biogenesis protein CcsA — MSSLFAGLCAALAACALLWLLPSLGNALLWAVAALIALGALRPGLRLPGWPLALGVLCGACLAVALHLLADHFQLRYAWLYSSAALPAYLKFSNLWGGDEGTVLLLATFCMAAALSGRQLDGWAGRGMALIAAWYTATAAWLGPFSATPMEWLAHQPSQGMNAHLQTFWMSFHAPLILCAYAWALAPAGAALGALGQGGGAYAWVMPRYSRRAWLVLTAGIGAGMAWAMEDFTFGQLWHWDPVQTSAFVIWALLGAVLHGARRWRADGANRRLLPLLSLLAAAMACVAMAVTRSTVLASSHRYIGTTSWLSHLALALILLILAAFYLVAGRRGEKMRRRGASDWTLDVAIYLFAGAGLLALGALIQAHLYEWLGLERPNELKPFFETLTAWATTQEMDSLRRAFDQWDVNGYGLAKGLLPVLALLGLIGGYSFLRRCARPRLALLATLAMAGVMLWVGWRGGWLSGGYNGEGMLSQSVVAVLPWLDAALLGGAFLMGCCLLWGALSLWRSRRLGNLRYSGGLALVHGGAVIALVGGLAATALNTYQQISIAPGTSFEQWHAVIGGMQMRVLPDASRPDFSGYHAVAKVELRDGDRTLAGHALFQDSRGNPPAYQGPVRQLCEILDYHYARFASDRGYVLHPFIVRGWSGDLQVWVPASARLLKQPDDEIESVVVIRRYPFLSLVWVGLLAMLFGALLLPAGGALPKRGHTASDGVARAVSQS, encoded by the coding sequence ATGTCGTCATTGTTTGCCGGGCTGTGCGCCGCGCTTGCGGCTTGCGCGCTGCTCTGGCTATTGCCGTCGCTGGGGAATGCGCTGCTCTGGGCGGTCGCCGCGCTGATCGCCCTGGGGGCGCTGCGACCGGGCCTGCGCCTGCCGGGCTGGCCGCTGGCGCTGGGGGTGTTGTGCGGAGCCTGCCTGGCTGTGGCGCTGCATCTGTTGGCCGACCACTTCCAGCTGCGCTACGCGTGGCTCTACAGCAGCGCGGCGCTGCCGGCGTACCTGAAGTTCTCCAACCTCTGGGGTGGCGACGAGGGGACGGTGCTGTTGCTGGCCACCTTCTGCATGGCCGCCGCCCTGAGTGGTCGCCAGCTGGACGGCTGGGCCGGACGCGGGATGGCGCTGATCGCCGCCTGGTACACGGCCACCGCCGCCTGGCTCGGGCCGTTCAGCGCAACGCCCATGGAGTGGCTGGCGCACCAGCCCAGCCAGGGCATGAACGCCCACCTGCAGACCTTCTGGATGTCCTTCCACGCGCCGTTGATTCTCTGTGCCTACGCCTGGGCCCTGGCGCCCGCCGGCGCCGCGCTCGGCGCGCTGGGGCAGGGCGGCGGCGCCTATGCCTGGGTGATGCCGCGCTACAGCCGGCGCGCCTGGCTGGTGCTCACGGCCGGTATCGGCGCGGGCATGGCCTGGGCCATGGAGGACTTCACCTTCGGCCAGCTCTGGCACTGGGACCCGGTGCAGACCTCGGCCTTCGTCATCTGGGCGCTGCTCGGCGCGGTGCTGCACGGTGCTCGCCGCTGGCGCGCCGACGGCGCCAACCGCCGCCTGTTGCCGCTGCTCAGCCTGCTGGCGGCGGCCATGGCCTGCGTGGCGATGGCGGTGACCCGCAGCACGGTGCTGGCCAGCTCGCACCGTTACATCGGCACGACGTCGTGGCTCAGTCATCTGGCGCTGGCCTTGATCCTGCTGATCCTCGCAGCCTTCTACCTCGTTGCCGGCCGGCGCGGCGAGAAAATGCGCCGGCGCGGGGCATCGGACTGGACGCTGGACGTGGCCATCTACCTGTTCGCCGGGGCCGGGCTGCTGGCTCTTGGCGCACTGATCCAGGCACATCTCTATGAGTGGCTTGGGCTGGAGCGGCCCAACGAGCTGAAACCCTTCTTCGAGACCCTGACCGCCTGGGCCACCACCCAGGAGATGGACAGCCTGCGCCGCGCCTTCGACCAGTGGGACGTCAATGGCTACGGACTGGCAAAGGGGTTGCTGCCGGTGCTGGCGCTGCTCGGGCTGATCGGCGGCTACAGCTTCCTGCGCCGTTGTGCCCGGCCCCGGCTCGCGCTGCTGGCAACGTTGGCGATGGCCGGCGTGATGCTCTGGGTCGGCTGGCGCGGTGGCTGGTTGAGCGGCGGCTACAACGGCGAGGGCATGCTCTCCCAGAGCGTGGTGGCGGTGTTGCCCTGGCTGGACGCGGCGCTGCTCGGCGGGGCCTTCCTGATGGGCTGTTGCCTGCTCTGGGGCGCGCTGAGCCTGTGGCGCAGCCGGCGCCTGGGTAACCTGCGCTACAGCGGCGGGCTGGCCCTGGTACATGGCGGCGCGGTGATCGCCCTGGTGGGCGGATTGGCGGCCACGGCGCTGAATACCTACCAGCAGATCAGCATTGCGCCCGGCACCTCCTTCGAGCAGTGGCACGCGGTGATCGGCGGGATGCAGATGCGCGTGCTGCCGGATGCCAGCCGTCCGGACTTCTCCGGCTACCACGCGGTGGCGAAGGTGGAGCTGCGCGATGGCGACCGTACGCTCGCCGGCCACGCGCTGTTCCAGGACAGCCGCGGCAATCCGCCGGCCTACCAGGGCCCGGTGCGCCAGCTCTGCGAGATTCTCGACTACCACTACGCACGTTTCGCCTCGGACCGCGGCTATGTGCTGCACCCGTTCATCGTGCGTGGCTGGAGCGGCGACCTGCAGGTCTGGGTGCCGGCCTCGGCGCGCTTGCTGAAGCAGCCCGATGACGAGATCGAAAGCGTGGTGGTGATCCGTCGTTATCCGTTCCTCTCGCTGGTCTGGGTCGGCCTGCTGGCGATGCTGTTCGGCGCCTTGTTGCTGCCGGCGGGCGGCGCTTTGCCAAAGCGCGGCCATACTGCTTCGGACGGCGTCGCACGGGCCGTGTCTCAGAGTTAG
- the peaA gene encoding quinohemoprotein amine dehydrogenase subunit alpha, whose protein sequence is MTRLRHCLGAGTLAALALALHQPANAADGQAIINAKCQACHTPEGNNSLSRISHQRKTPEGWLMSIARMQVMYGLKISDDERRSVVKFLADKQGLAPSETEGVRYALERRLNTVEKFDTNFEQMCARCHSGARIALQRRPAAEWEKLVNFHLGRWPSLEYQALSRDRDWFDLAKKEMVPELAKRYPLDSKAWSDWKQHRPKAESLAGEWSFAGHMPGKGDLAGTMSVAKSGDDAFKVSVKGQYADGEAFNGEGSAVLYNGYEWRGNVTVGDLSMRQVFAALDGQMQGRMFDKAHDERGLDFVAAKSGTSRVLGVQPAYIKAGSEAEVTVVGTGLKGKPSFGKGVEVVSLVSQTPERLTVKVKASDAAAVGDHDVTVGTAKGGNLAVYKDIAEVKVVPEFSVARIGGNGGSTPKVQGSFDAEAWGKGADGKPFRIGVFPAQWSVEPFDDRAKEDQDVKFAGEMDADTGIFTPGDAGPNPARKMMTNNAGNLKVIAAVDDAGQSHKGEGHMIVTVQRWNNPPIP, encoded by the coding sequence ATGACACGACTTCGGCACTGTCTGGGTGCCGGAACCCTGGCCGCACTGGCCCTAGCGCTGCACCAGCCGGCCAACGCCGCCGATGGCCAGGCGATCATCAACGCCAAGTGCCAGGCGTGCCACACGCCCGAAGGCAACAACTCCCTGAGCCGCATCAGCCATCAGCGCAAGACCCCCGAGGGTTGGCTGATGAGCATTGCGCGCATGCAGGTGATGTACGGCCTGAAGATCAGCGACGACGAACGCCGCTCGGTGGTCAAGTTCCTCGCCGACAAGCAGGGCCTGGCGCCAAGCGAGACCGAGGGTGTGCGTTACGCCCTGGAGCGCCGGCTGAACACCGTGGAGAAATTCGATACCAACTTCGAGCAGATGTGCGCCCGCTGTCACTCCGGTGCGCGCATCGCCCTGCAGCGCCGCCCGGCGGCGGAGTGGGAGAAGCTGGTGAACTTCCACCTGGGCCGCTGGCCGTCGCTGGAATACCAGGCGCTGTCCCGCGATCGTGACTGGTTCGACCTGGCCAAGAAAGAAATGGTCCCGGAACTGGCCAAGCGCTACCCGTTGGACAGCAAGGCCTGGAGCGACTGGAAGCAGCACCGTCCCAAGGCCGAGTCGCTGGCGGGCGAGTGGAGCTTCGCCGGGCACATGCCGGGCAAGGGCGACCTCGCCGGCACCATGAGCGTGGCCAAGAGCGGCGACGATGCGTTCAAGGTCAGTGTGAAGGGCCAGTACGCCGACGGCGAGGCCTTCAACGGCGAAGGCAGTGCGGTGCTGTACAACGGCTACGAGTGGCGCGGCAACGTCACCGTGGGCGACCTGAGCATGCGCCAGGTGTTCGCCGCCCTCGACGGCCAGATGCAGGGCCGCATGTTCGACAAGGCCCACGACGAGCGTGGCCTGGACTTCGTCGCGGCCAAGAGCGGCACCAGTCGCGTACTGGGCGTGCAGCCGGCGTATATCAAGGCGGGCAGCGAGGCTGAAGTCACGGTCGTCGGTACCGGCCTGAAGGGCAAGCCATCGTTCGGCAAGGGCGTGGAAGTGGTCTCGCTGGTTTCGCAGACGCCCGAGCGCCTGACCGTCAAGGTCAAGGCCAGCGATGCGGCGGCGGTCGGCGACCATGACGTCACCGTCGGCACCGCCAAGGGCGGCAACCTGGCCGTGTACAAGGACATTGCCGAAGTGAAGGTGGTGCCGGAGTTCTCCGTCGCCCGCATCGGCGGCAATGGCGGTTCGACGCCCAAGGTCCAGGGCAGCTTCGATGCCGAGGCCTGGGGCAAGGGCGCCGACGGCAAGCCGTTCCGTATCGGCGTGTTCCCCGCGCAGTGGTCGGTGGAGCCGTTCGACGATCGCGCCAAGGAAGACCAGGACGTGAAGTTCGCCGGAGAGATGGATGCCGACACCGGTATCTTCACCCCGGGCGACGCCGGCCCGAACCCGGCGCGCAAGATGATGACCAACAACGCCGGCAATCTGAAGGTGATCGCCGCGGTGGACGACGCGGGCCAGTCGCACAAGGGCGAAGGGCACATGATCGTGACCGTGCAGCGTTGGAACAACCCGCCGATCCCGTAA
- the peaB gene encoding quinohemoprotein amine dehydrogenase maturation protein — translation MGAILNLVERNLHEVRVDADRLLFHIPSSSLFASDELTGGIIDALRGHACSPDELTQRLGGRFAAEEIDETLRELIALELVSDGSPLTPEIGVKKVDRTALNTVVLNVNTGCNLSCTYCYKEDLDKPSAGKKMGVETAEASVEMLIQESPDEPRYTVVFFGGEPLSNRPLIEHMVAYCERRFGELGKTVDFVMTTNATLLTEEIVDWLNAHRFGLSISIDGPKTVHDRNRITVGGQGTYDVVRRKADMLLSRYTARPVGARVTLTTGVTDVETIWNHLFNEMGFAEVGFAPVTSGDISSYNLTGEELKDVFANMKALGRRYLDEALQGRNIGFSNLHQLITDIHEGQKKALPCGAGLKMLAVDHKGELNLCHRFTGSSLPTFGNVHEGVKQAELNEFLSQRLDRTDTGCASCRIRNLCSGGCYHESYARYGDPAHPTYHYCELMRDWVDFGIEVYSRIMASNPGFIDRHITPRKAH, via the coding sequence ATGGGCGCCATCTTGAATCTGGTCGAACGCAACCTGCACGAAGTGCGGGTGGACGCCGACCGCCTGTTGTTCCACATCCCCAGCTCCTCGCTGTTCGCCAGCGACGAGTTGACCGGTGGGATCATCGACGCGCTGCGCGGGCATGCCTGCTCGCCGGACGAACTGACTCAGCGCCTGGGCGGGCGCTTCGCCGCCGAAGAGATCGACGAGACCCTGCGCGAGCTGATCGCGCTGGAGCTGGTCAGCGACGGCTCGCCGCTCACCCCTGAAATCGGTGTCAAGAAAGTCGATCGCACCGCCCTCAACACCGTGGTGCTGAACGTCAACACCGGCTGCAACCTCAGCTGCACCTACTGCTACAAGGAGGACCTGGACAAGCCCTCCGCCGGCAAGAAGATGGGCGTGGAAACCGCCGAGGCTTCGGTGGAAATGCTGATCCAGGAGTCCCCCGACGAGCCGCGCTACACCGTGGTGTTCTTCGGCGGCGAACCGCTGTCCAACCGCCCGCTGATCGAGCACATGGTCGCGTACTGCGAGCGTCGCTTCGGCGAGCTGGGCAAGACGGTGGACTTCGTCATGACCACCAACGCCACACTGCTCACCGAGGAAATCGTCGACTGGCTCAACGCCCATCGCTTCGGACTGTCAATCAGCATCGACGGACCGAAGACGGTGCACGACCGCAACCGCATCACCGTGGGCGGGCAGGGCACCTATGACGTGGTGCGGCGCAAGGCCGACATGCTGCTGTCGCGCTACACCGCGCGGCCGGTCGGCGCGCGGGTGACCCTGACCACCGGCGTCACCGACGTCGAGACCATCTGGAACCACCTGTTCAACGAGATGGGCTTCGCCGAAGTCGGTTTCGCCCCGGTCACCTCGGGCGACATCAGCAGCTACAACCTCACCGGGGAAGAACTGAAGGACGTCTTCGCCAACATGAAGGCCCTCGGCCGTCGGTATCTGGACGAGGCGCTTCAGGGGCGCAACATCGGCTTCTCCAACCTGCACCAGTTGATCACCGACATCCACGAAGGGCAGAAGAAGGCCCTGCCGTGCGGCGCCGGCCTGAAGATGCTGGCGGTGGACCACAAGGGCGAGCTGAACCTGTGCCACCGCTTCACCGGTTCATCCCTGCCGACCTTCGGCAACGTGCATGAAGGGGTGAAGCAGGCCGAGCTGAACGAGTTCCTGTCGCAGCGCCTGGACCGCACTGACACAGGCTGCGCCAGCTGCCGCATCCGCAACCTCTGCTCCGGCGGCTGCTACCACGAGAGCTACGCCCGCTACGGCGACCCGGCGCATCCCACTTACCACTACTGCGAACTGATGAGGGACTGGGTCGACTTCGGTATCGAGGTCTACAGCCGGATCATGGCTTCCAACCCCGGCTTCATCGACCGCCACATCACTCCGCGGAAGGCGCACTGA
- the qhpC gene encoding quinohemoprotein amine dehydrogenase subunit gamma: MKHLKAINNKAQKLEQAAAEDRIEDVVAMNSVAGCASTTDPGWEIDVFGGVSSLCQPMEADLYGCSDPCWWPAQVPDMMSTYPDWNKDAQASAENWRNLGTVFPDDK; encoded by the coding sequence ATGAAACATCTGAAAGCCATCAACAACAAAGCACAGAAGCTCGAACAGGCCGCCGCCGAGGACCGCATCGAAGACGTGGTGGCGATGAACTCCGTGGCCGGTTGCGCCTCGACCACCGACCCGGGCTGGGAAATCGACGTGTTCGGCGGCGTGTCCTCGCTCTGCCAGCCGATGGAAGCGGACCTCTACGGCTGCTCCGACCCTTGCTGGTGGCCGGCCCAGGTGCCGGACATGATGAGTACCTACCCCGACTGGAACAAGGACGCGCAGGCCTCGGCCGAGAACTGGCGCAACCTCGGCACTGTATTCCCGGACGACAAATGA
- the peaD gene encoding quinohemoprotein amine dehydrogenase subunit beta, whose translation MSRKAFAAALGSLSLAGALQAIAADADFDKSKALESGHEYLISTNYPNNLHVVDMQTDKLFKTCTIPGAYGPGMTQLSPDRKVVYILSNHYADIYGIKLDDCQPVFHATIAQKPGENARAMFSMTVSHDGKEIYAIANPTKILAEHYEVQQPRLQIYSVADGMNAKPVRTFPAPRQLTIMQTGDDGTLYVAGPDIYKVDVKTGKFDVAIPSRNWKRPNYSPPDVLYVWNQQTYSRDFSLFYTAAKFKDDKQDPATADFRYGFFNVDLATGKTETLDFGPVTEVYFSGMRSPTDRNVIYGVLNRLTKYDIKEQKLVKAANLDHSYYCLTVNKAGTKLYLSGTFNDVAIFDANSLERLGDLKLPGGDMAITTSQAFVAN comes from the coding sequence ATGTCCAGAAAAGCATTCGCCGCCGCGCTCGGCAGCCTCTCGCTGGCCGGCGCGCTGCAAGCCATCGCCGCAGACGCCGACTTCGATAAGAGCAAGGCGCTGGAAAGTGGCCACGAGTACCTGATCAGCACCAACTACCCCAACAACCTGCACGTCGTCGACATGCAGACTGACAAGCTGTTCAAGACCTGCACCATCCCCGGCGCCTACGGCCCGGGCATGACCCAGCTGTCGCCGGACCGCAAGGTGGTCTACATCCTGAGCAACCACTACGCGGACATCTACGGCATCAAGCTCGATGACTGCCAGCCGGTGTTCCACGCCACCATCGCGCAGAAGCCGGGCGAGAACGCGCGGGCGATGTTCTCCATGACCGTCAGCCATGACGGCAAGGAGATCTACGCCATCGCCAACCCGACGAAGATCCTCGCCGAGCACTACGAGGTGCAGCAGCCGCGCCTGCAGATCTACTCGGTGGCTGACGGCATGAATGCCAAGCCCGTGCGCACCTTCCCGGCGCCACGCCAGCTGACCATCATGCAGACCGGCGACGACGGCACCCTCTACGTGGCGGGCCCGGACATCTACAAGGTGGACGTGAAGACCGGCAAGTTCGACGTGGCGATCCCCAGCCGCAACTGGAAGCGCCCGAACTACTCGCCGCCGGACGTGCTCTACGTATGGAACCAGCAGACCTACTCCCGTGATTTCTCGCTGTTCTACACTGCCGCGAAGTTCAAGGATGACAAGCAGGACCCGGCCACCGCCGACTTCCGCTATGGTTTCTTCAACGTGGACCTGGCCACCGGCAAGACCGAGACCCTCGACTTCGGCCCGGTCACCGAGGTGTACTTCAGCGGCATGCGCTCGCCGACCGACCGCAATGTCATCTACGGCGTGCTCAACCGCCTGACCAAGTACGACATCAAGGAGCAGAAGCTGGTCAAGGCCGCGAACCTGGACCACTCCTACTACTGCCTGACCGTCAACAAGGCCGGCACCAAGCTGTATCTCTCCGGTACCTTCAATGACGTGGCCATCTTCGACGCCAACAGCCTGGAGCGCCTCGGTGATCTGAAGCTGCCCGGCGGCGACATGGCGATCACCACCAGCCAGGCCTTCGTGGCCAACTGA
- a CDS encoding PSPA7_2676 family Cys-rich small protein, with amino-acid sequence MRLRCFFLGCHWDEGSPTDVGHVPMLCQRCARCGAQRYLALERLETKSLSPEPEI; translated from the coding sequence ATGCGATTGCGCTGCTTTTTCCTGGGATGCCATTGGGACGAAGGGAGTCCGACCGACGTAGGCCACGTGCCGATGCTGTGCCAACGCTGTGCGCGCTGCGGAGCCCAGAGGTACCTGGCGCTGGAAAGACTGGAGACAAAAAGCCTGAGCCCAGAGCCAGAAATCTGA
- a CDS encoding diguanylate cyclase: MNTASPLAAIVGSTSSRYRDSELDHFADLASLQSASTYDVLLLDLPGAQAGQMLRSLRQDPRYRFALIYCCQDLDPWCEALGDGAPPAEIGAITPLWRLWRERFSLFNQGQAPARFEERVLAWLWLRSRGDVHAVRDTAVPQHYRYPILEALGDSEEVHPFSWLQLMGQQGWLEEGELLDRLRLCTACGSGRLNYVDVCPECQALDIGRQPSLHCFTCGHVGPQEHFLKDGLLMCPNCLTRLRHIGSDYDRPLENYRCRSCQAFFVDAAVQARCLDCGQTHDPDKLRVREVRHFRIAEAGRLRCREGFAATSANMERFGSLSLLPRQVFLDLLTWQLQLTTRHRTPPFSLLGLRFVNLLETLAELGEMRGHALVDGLVERLQEAVRETDRCSRMSEEVLWVLMPHTDAAGVEVVRQRLAKGAERLTQEKATRIEVRLVAFTAPDDQLEQEDAALLLARLGGDLG; the protein is encoded by the coding sequence ATGAATACCGCGTCACCCCTGGCCGCCATTGTTGGCAGCACGTCTTCCCGCTATCGCGACAGTGAACTGGATCATTTCGCTGATCTGGCCAGCCTGCAGTCGGCATCGACCTACGATGTGCTGCTCCTCGACCTTCCCGGCGCCCAGGCGGGGCAGATGCTGCGTAGCCTGCGCCAGGACCCGCGTTATCGTTTCGCCCTGATCTATTGCTGCCAGGATCTTGACCCCTGGTGCGAAGCGCTGGGCGATGGCGCACCGCCGGCCGAGATTGGCGCCATCACGCCGCTCTGGCGCCTGTGGCGCGAGCGTTTCAGCCTGTTCAACCAGGGACAGGCGCCGGCGCGCTTCGAGGAGCGCGTGCTGGCCTGGCTCTGGCTGCGTTCGCGCGGCGACGTGCATGCCGTGCGCGATACCGCCGTGCCCCAGCATTACCGTTATCCGATTCTCGAGGCCCTGGGCGACAGCGAGGAAGTCCATCCGTTTTCCTGGCTGCAACTGATGGGGCAGCAGGGCTGGCTGGAAGAGGGCGAGCTGTTGGACCGCCTGCGCCTGTGCACCGCCTGTGGCTCGGGGCGCCTGAACTACGTGGACGTCTGTCCGGAGTGCCAGGCCCTGGACATCGGTCGCCAGCCGTCGCTGCACTGCTTCACCTGCGGACACGTCGGGCCTCAGGAGCACTTCCTCAAGGACGGCCTGCTGATGTGCCCGAACTGCCTGACGCGCCTGCGCCATATCGGCAGTGATTACGACCGCCCGCTGGAGAACTACCGCTGCCGCAGTTGCCAGGCGTTCTTCGTCGACGCCGCCGTGCAGGCGCGCTGCCTGGATTGCGGGCAGACCCATGATCCGGACAAGTTGCGGGTGCGCGAGGTGCGCCACTTCCGCATTGCCGAGGCCGGGCGCCTGCGCTGCCGCGAGGGCTTCGCCGCCACCTCGGCGAACATGGAGCGCTTCGGCAGCCTCAGCCTGTTGCCGCGCCAGGTGTTCCTGGACCTGCTTACCTGGCAGCTGCAACTGACCACCCGCCATCGCACTCCGCCGTTCTCCCTGCTCGGCCTGCGCTTCGTCAACCTGCTGGAAACCCTCGCCGAACTCGGCGAGATGCGTGGCCACGCCCTGGTGGACGGACTGGTGGAGCGCCTGCAGGAAGCCGTGCGCGAGACGGATCGCTGCTCGCGCATGAGCGAAGAAGTGCTCTGGGTGCTCATGCCCCACACCGACGCCGCCGGGGTGGAAGTGGTGCGTCAGCGCCTGGCCAAGGGCGCCGAGCGCCTGACGCAGGAGAAGGCGACGCGCATCGAGGTCCGCCTCGTGGCCTTCACCGCGCCGGACGATCAGCTGGAGCAGGAAGACGCCGCCTTGCTGCTGGCCCGGCTGGGGGGAGATCTGGGCTGA
- a CDS encoding glycosyltransferase, whose translation MEAFVEQWLLLLGEFARTDGFFQAAFMLLPAFLLLEVPLNLMVLIGVLRWFMRKPFELPKDNGYRPRVSCIITCYSEGLDVQKTLLSLCEQTYPGYIEMIPVVDGAAVNKPTMQAVRDFRVDPTLHPRRLLRPIAKWQRGGRVSSLNAGLAHCTGEIIMALDGDTSFDNDMVSRMVRHFADPDVPAVAGSLRVRNAWASLTTAMQALEYQLSIHMAKIGLSEWNLVNNVSGAFGAFRRSFLDKIGGWDTHTAEDLDITLRIKNYFGRRPLRIPFEPGAIGHTDAPVKFLQFLQQRLRWDGDLYFLYIRKHRHSFNPRLLGWPNFLMTLITGFFFQLVLPFIIFGYCVIGPLVVPLPRFLALASLIYLVYLGMTLLLYLAMLVLVSERPRQDLKLFPVVFVFPLFMLVMRLWSAVAMLNEALRRGHEETSMAPWWVLRKAKRF comes from the coding sequence ATGGAAGCCTTCGTCGAACAATGGCTGCTGCTGCTCGGGGAGTTCGCCCGCACTGACGGGTTCTTCCAGGCTGCGTTCATGCTGCTGCCGGCCTTCCTGCTGCTGGAAGTGCCGCTCAACCTGATGGTGCTGATCGGCGTGCTGCGCTGGTTCATGCGCAAGCCGTTCGAGCTGCCCAAGGACAACGGCTATCGCCCGCGGGTGTCCTGCATCATCACCTGCTACAGCGAAGGTCTGGATGTGCAGAAGACCCTGCTGAGCCTGTGCGAGCAGACCTATCCGGGCTACATCGAAATGATCCCGGTGGTCGATGGCGCGGCGGTCAACAAACCGACCATGCAGGCGGTGCGGGACTTCCGCGTCGACCCGACGCTGCATCCGCGGCGCCTGCTGCGGCCCATTGCCAAATGGCAGCGTGGTGGCCGGGTCTCCTCGCTCAACGCCGGCCTCGCCCATTGCACGGGCGAAATCATCATGGCGCTGGACGGCGACACTTCGTTCGACAACGACATGGTCAGCCGCATGGTCCGCCATTTCGCCGACCCGGACGTGCCGGCGGTGGCGGGCAGCCTGCGGGTGCGCAACGCCTGGGCATCGCTCACCACGGCGATGCAGGCGCTGGAGTACCAGCTGTCGATCCACATGGCGAAGATCGGCCTGAGTGAATGGAACCTGGTGAACAACGTGTCCGGGGCCTTCGGCGCGTTCCGCCGCAGCTTCCTCGACAAGATCGGCGGCTGGGACACCCACACCGCCGAAGACCTGGACATCACCCTGCGGATCAAGAACTACTTCGGCCGCAGGCCCCTGCGCATCCCCTTCGAGCCCGGCGCCATCGGGCATACCGATGCGCCCGTGAAGTTCCTGCAGTTCCTCCAGCAGCGCCTGCGCTGGGATGGCGACCTGTACTTCCTCTACATCCGCAAGCATCGCCACAGCTTCAACCCGCGCCTGCTGGGCTGGCCCAATTTCCTGATGACGCTGATCACCGGCTTTTTCTTCCAGCTGGTGCTGCCGTTCATCATCTTCGGCTACTGCGTGATCGGCCCCCTGGTCGTGCCGCTGCCGCGTTTCCTCGCCCTGGCGTCGCTGATCTACCTGGTCTACCTGGGCATGACCCTGCTGCTGTACCTGGCGATGCTGGTGCTGGTGTCCGAGCGTCCGCGCCAGGACCTGAAACTGTTCCCGGTGGTTTTCGTTTTCCCCCTGTTCATGCTGGTCATGCGTCTGTGGAGCGCGGTGGCCATGCTCAACGAGGCACTGCGCCGCGGCCATGAAGAAACCAGCATGGCGCCCTGGTGGGTGCTGCGTAAGGCAAAGAGGTTCTGA